A genomic stretch from Candidatus Thiothrix anitrata includes:
- a CDS encoding NAD-dependent succinate-semialdehyde dehydrogenase produces MNADSGAVLAVTNPATGALLTTVPQCSAAQTRAAIDGATLAQRAWRQCTAAQRASVLHTWHGLLLQHQEDLAHIMTAEQGKPLAEARGEIAYAAAFIQWFAEEGKRTYGDVIPSPFPNSRVIVVKEPVGVCAAITPWNFPAAMITRKVAPALAAGCAIVLKPAEDTPLSALALAVLAEEAGVPAGIFSVVTGDPRVIGAELTSNPKVRKLSFTGSTAVGRLLMQQCAPTLKKLSLELGGNAPFIVFDDADVDAAVAGAVASKYRNAGQTCVCANRFLVQAGIYDSFAAKLAQAVGELTVGNGAEAGITQGPLINEAAVCKVEALVADAVQGGAKIVGGGYRHALGGTFYAPTVLTGVLPTMRVAHEEIFGPVAPLFKFDTEAEAIQMANDTEYGLAAYFYARDIGRVWRVSEALEYGMVGVNSGVISTEVAPFGGVKNSGLGREGSKYGIDEYLEMKYINMGGL; encoded by the coding sequence GTGAACGCGGATTCCGGCGCGGTGTTGGCGGTAACAAACCCTGCCACAGGTGCGCTCTTAACCACCGTGCCGCAATGCAGCGCAGCTCAAACCCGTGCAGCCATTGACGGCGCAACGCTGGCACAACGTGCTTGGCGGCAATGCACCGCAGCACAACGTGCCAGTGTGTTACACACGTGGCATGGCTTGCTGTTGCAGCATCAAGAAGATCTCGCGCACATTATGACCGCCGAACAAGGCAAACCGCTGGCGGAAGCCCGTGGTGAAATTGCTTACGCGGCTGCTTTTATCCAATGGTTTGCGGAAGAAGGTAAGCGCACTTACGGCGACGTGATTCCTTCGCCGTTTCCCAACAGCCGCGTCATCGTAGTGAAAGAACCTGTGGGAGTGTGCGCGGCGATTACTCCTTGGAATTTTCCGGCGGCAATGATCACCCGCAAAGTAGCTCCAGCCTTGGCTGCCGGGTGCGCTATCGTGTTAAAACCGGCGGAAGACACACCGTTATCCGCGCTGGCTTTGGCAGTGTTGGCGGAAGAAGCAGGCGTGCCAGCCGGTATTTTTAGCGTGGTAACAGGCGACCCGCGTGTAATTGGCGCGGAACTCACCAGCAATCCCAAGGTGCGCAAACTCAGCTTCACAGGTTCCACCGCTGTCGGGCGATTACTGATGCAACAATGCGCCCCCACCCTCAAAAAGCTTTCCTTGGAATTAGGCGGTAACGCGCCGTTCATTGTGTTTGACGATGCCGACGTGGATGCGGCGGTGGCGGGTGCAGTGGCTTCCAAATACCGTAACGCGGGGCAAACCTGCGTGTGCGCCAATCGCTTTTTAGTGCAGGCTGGCATTTACGACAGCTTCGCCGCAAAACTGGCACAAGCCGTTGGAGAGTTAACCGTGGGCAATGGCGCGGAAGCAGGCATAACCCAAGGGCCATTAATCAATGAAGCCGCAGTTTGCAAAGTGGAAGCGTTAGTCGCGGATGCGGTGCAAGGCGGCGCGAAAATCGTCGGCGGTGGCTATCGCCATGCGTTGGGGGGAACGTTTTACGCGCCAACCGTGTTGACCGGGGTGTTGCCCACCATGCGGGTGGCACATGAGGAGATTTTCGGCCCGGTTGCTCCTTTGTTTAAATTCGATACCGAAGCCGAAGCCATTCAGATGGCTAATGATACCGAATATGGCTTGGCAGCGTATTTTTACGCACGTGACATCGGGCGCGTTTGGCGTGTCTCCGAAGCGTTGGAATACGGCATGGTCGGGGTCAATAGCGGGGTCATTTCAACCGAAGTTGCACCTTTCGGCGGCGTGAAAAACTCCGGTTTGGGGCGCGAAGGCTCTAAATACGGGATTGATGAATACCTTGAAATGAAATACATCAATATGGGCGGGTTGTAG
- the folK gene encoding 2-amino-4-hydroxy-6-hydroxymethyldihydropteridine diphosphokinase yields MATVYLSLGSNQQRERNLCSCLQRLRQNFTAVTCSTVYETAAVGFSGEAFLNLVVRCTTSYTPKALQAYLRTLEDAHGRVRNGEKYSPRTLDVDLLLYDDLNHQPEQNLPHNDILRYSFVLFPLLELDSELVHPALHCSLQNLIAKTGLSTEGLQAFTLDCRHQVENFVRN; encoded by the coding sequence ATGGCAACCGTCTATTTAAGCCTCGGCAGCAATCAACAGCGGGAGCGCAATCTGTGTTCCTGTTTGCAACGCTTGCGACAAAATTTTACAGCGGTGACCTGTTCCACGGTCTATGAAACCGCAGCGGTCGGATTCAGCGGAGAAGCGTTTCTGAATTTGGTGGTGCGCTGTACGACTTCGTACACCCCAAAAGCCTTACAAGCGTATTTACGCACGCTCGAAGATGCACACGGGCGAGTGCGCAATGGGGAAAAATACAGTCCCCGCACTCTGGATGTTGATTTATTGCTGTATGATGACCTGAATCATCAACCCGAACAAAACCTGCCACACAACGATATTTTACGTTACTCGTTTGTATTATTTCCGCTGCTGGAGCTTGATTCCGAGCTTGTGCATCCTGCACTGCATTGTTCGCTACAAAACTTAATAGCCAAGACCGGTTTATCAACCGAGGGTTTGCAAGCGTTCACATTGGATTGCAGGCATCAAGTGGAAAATTTCGTGCGCAATTGA
- a CDS encoding FIST signal transduction protein yields the protein MLSFHSASTRMVNSKRAITECMEAAFGEGHATDCDLIVIYSSMGHNFQHLLDQAHEMAPSARIVGASCCGIVGKEGVSESMKDVAIMAVRGAPEEISVAHVDGILGSNSYEKGEELGRQLKAQHPGINMVYFMASGIDIATDRCIAGIESQLGSGVTIFGATSADNMKGVISFQFLDNQVYEHAALAVGFADPTLEVVTRATHGFLATGEPMKVTRAEGNRIIELDGRPAWKVYTERLGLDASATCGDTIPIGALAEELPEPLKKEYGNDHILRVVTKRSDDGVMYYTTECPEGTKLWLTVRDEELIFSEMNRMMEWFVEQGNGRTPVAVFHADCLARGRFLFSKVIKDELVYCMQRPLSCKGEVPPWLGIYGFGEFARLGGVNTYHNYTTAIYAIYRR from the coding sequence ATGTTAAGTTTCCATTCTGCAAGCACCCGCATGGTTAATTCCAAACGCGCAATCACGGAATGCATGGAGGCTGCCTTTGGTGAAGGGCACGCCACCGATTGTGATTTGATCGTGATCTATTCGTCGATGGGGCACAACTTTCAACACCTCCTCGATCAAGCCCATGAAATGGCTCCCAGCGCCCGCATTGTCGGCGCATCCTGCTGCGGTATTGTGGGTAAAGAAGGCGTTAGCGAGTCAATGAAAGATGTCGCCATTATGGCAGTTCGGGGTGCGCCGGAAGAAATCTCGGTGGCGCATGTCGATGGCATCCTCGGCAGCAATTCCTACGAAAAAGGCGAGGAACTGGGTCGTCAACTCAAGGCGCAGCATCCTGGCATCAATATGGTCTATTTCATGGCATCAGGCATTGATATTGCAACTGATCGCTGTATCGCTGGTATCGAATCGCAATTGGGTTCCGGTGTGACCATTTTCGGAGCGACTTCCGCCGACAATATGAAAGGGGTTATCAGTTTTCAGTTTCTGGACAATCAGGTCTATGAACATGCCGCATTGGCGGTGGGTTTTGCCGACCCGACGCTGGAAGTGGTGACACGCGCAACGCACGGTTTTCTGGCAACAGGCGAACCGATGAAAGTGACCCGCGCTGAAGGAAACCGAATTATTGAGCTGGATGGTCGTCCCGCTTGGAAGGTGTATACCGAACGCTTAGGTTTGGATGCATCGGCAACCTGTGGCGATACCATTCCGATTGGTGCATTGGCTGAGGAATTGCCGGAGCCTCTCAAAAAAGAATACGGCAATGACCACATCCTGCGGGTTGTGACCAAGCGCAGTGACGATGGCGTGATGTATTACACCACGGAATGCCCGGAAGGCACCAAGCTATGGCTGACGGTCAGAGACGAGGAACTCATTTTTTCCGAGATGAACCGGATGATGGAATGGTTCGTGGAACAGGGCAACGGTCGGACACCCGTAGCAGTCTTCCACGCCGACTGTCTGGCACGGGGTCGCTTTTTGTTCTCGAAAGTGATCAAGGATGAATTGGTATACTGTATGCAGCGTCCGCTTTCCTGTAAGGGTGAAGTACCGCCTTGGTTGGGGATTTACGGGTTCGGTGAATTCGCCAGATTGGGTGGCGTGAACACTTATCATAATTATACAACGGCAATTTATGCGATATACCGCCGCTAA
- a CDS encoding type II toxin-antitoxin system VapC family toxin has protein sequence MYLLDTNVISELRKKERMNPGVARFVTQAQAQGSVCYLSVITLGELRRGIDLIYHRGDQEQATILERWLTTVLEEYSEQILDFGREEAQLWGHLRVPHPENALDKQIAATALIHDLILVTRNTKDFQSTRVKLYNPFDTTTSPPTPS, from the coding sequence ATGTATTTACTGGACACTAATGTTATCAGCGAACTACGCAAAAAAGAGCGGATGAATCCCGGTGTGGCGCGGTTTGTAACGCAAGCCCAAGCACAGGGTTCTGTCTGTTACCTCAGTGTGATTACGCTAGGTGAGTTACGCCGGGGCATTGACCTGATTTACCATCGCGGTGATCAGGAACAAGCCACCATACTGGAACGCTGGTTAACAACCGTGCTTGAAGAGTACAGCGAACAGATTCTGGATTTCGGCAGAGAAGAAGCCCAACTGTGGGGGCATTTACGTGTACCACACCCTGAAAATGCGCTGGATAAACAAATTGCAGCCACTGCACTGATTCATGATCTGATACTCGTCACCCGAAATACCAAAGATTTTCAGTCAACTCGTGTCAAACTCTATAACCCGTTTGATACCACTACTTCTCCTCCAACTCCATCATAA
- the rpmB gene encoding 50S ribosomal protein L28 produces the protein MSRVCQVTGKRPITGNNVSHANNKTKRRFLPNLHAKRFWLESEGRWVRLRVSTKGMRIIDKNGIESVLADMRARGEKV, from the coding sequence ATGTCTCGTGTATGCCAAGTAACAGGTAAGCGTCCGATCACAGGCAATAATGTGTCGCACGCTAACAACAAAACCAAACGTCGTTTCCTGCCTAACCTGCACGCGAAACGTTTCTGGCTGGAAAGTGAAGGACGCTGGGTTCGTCTGCGTGTTTCCACCAAAGGGATGCGCATTATCGACAAAAACGGCATTGAATCCGTTTTGGCTGATATGCGTGCTCGTGGCGAAAAAGTTTAA
- a CDS encoding VWA domain-containing protein — protein sequence MKRLTTLLLTTLLTLPAAASATDDLIIVLDASNSMWAKVNDTHKIVFARDALSQLLTAQPDTASIGLISYGNRHKRDCQDINTLAKPGESTPSALLKQAREIMPHGGSPISGALRQAAAQGNTILLISDGTESCDNDPCATTQELKSKNPDLRIHVMGFSDAANSPLRCIAERSGGSFTLATDKTAISNGLSKLTQVTETRIATPSSTVDSTTSNDSGTLELSIGGSNDPENLPASFLIYDAAGQHLTTFTSKTTVSRPLQPGTYRVDALWGEIKKTQTLEVTAGKTITHRFDLGKLGVLTFNAVDTQHKPVDANFSLYNDSNGYYTNALLKNQVTEKLPVGTYQLKATLNEQVQQTELTITADKETTHTFTFTAQP from the coding sequence ATGAAACGCCTGACCACTTTATTATTGACCACTCTTCTCACCTTACCCGCTGCCGCCAGTGCAACGGACGACCTGATTATTGTGCTGGATGCCTCCAACAGCATGTGGGCAAAGGTTAACGATACCCATAAAATCGTGTTCGCACGTGACGCTTTAAGCCAGTTGTTGACCGCGCAACCCGACACTGCCAGTATTGGCCTAATCAGTTACGGCAACCGCCACAAACGCGACTGCCAAGACATCAATACCCTTGCCAAACCCGGAGAAAGCACCCCGTCTGCCTTGCTCAAACAAGCACGTGAGATTATGCCGCACGGTGGCTCCCCGATCAGCGGCGCGTTACGCCAAGCGGCGGCGCAAGGAAATACGATTTTACTCATCAGTGACGGTACTGAAAGCTGCGATAACGACCCTTGCGCCACAACCCAAGAACTTAAAAGCAAAAACCCCGACTTACGCATTCATGTCATGGGCTTTAGCGATGCCGCCAACTCGCCGTTGCGCTGCATTGCCGAACGCAGCGGTGGTAGCTTCACTCTTGCTACAGATAAAACCGCCATCAGCAACGGCTTAAGCAAGCTCACCCAAGTAACCGAAACCCGCATAGCGACCCCATCCAGCACCGTCGATTCCACCACCAGCAATGATTCCGGCACACTCGAACTCAGTATCGGTGGCAGTAACGACCCAGAAAACTTACCCGCCAGTTTCCTGATTTACGATGCCGCCGGACAACACTTGACCACATTCACCAGCAAAACCACGGTGTCGCGCCCGTTACAACCCGGCACTTACCGCGTTGACGCACTCTGGGGTGAAATCAAGAAAACCCAAACACTGGAAGTAACTGCCGGAAAAACCATAACGCACCGCTTCGATTTGGGTAAATTGGGTGTATTAACCTTTAATGCCGTTGATACCCAGCACAAACCGGTAGATGCCAATTTCAGCCTGTATAACGACAGCAACGGTTACTACACCAATGCCTTGCTGAAAAATCAAGTGACCGAAAAACTCCCCGTAGGAACCTACCAACTCAAAGCCACGCTTAACGAACAAGTGCAACAAACTGAACTCACCATTACTGCGGATAAAGAAACCACACACACCTTTACTTTCACCGCCCAACCCTAA
- the rpmG gene encoding 50S ribosomal protein L33 yields MAKKGGRDKIKLVSSAGTGYYYTTTKNKRTTPDKLEFSKYDPVVRKHVMFKEAKIK; encoded by the coding sequence ATGGCTAAGAAAGGCGGTCGCGATAAGATCAAGCTGGTTTCTTCCGCAGGGACTGGTTATTACTACACCACAACCAAGAATAAGCGTACAACACCGGACAAGCTGGAGTTCAGCAAATATGACCCGGTTGTCCGTAAACATGTTATGTTTAAGGAAGCTAAAATCAAGTAA
- the folB gene encoding dihydroneopterin aldolase, with amino-acid sequence MDIVYVRDLKLDARVGIYEWEKRILQKIRVDLEMAWDNRPPASSDDIKDTLNYKTAAKRVKALVDADHYELVERLAETIASTLMQELQIPWIQVTVGKPGAVHGSNEVGVRIERGNRAWQPSI; translated from the coding sequence ATGGATATAGTCTACGTGCGTGACCTCAAACTGGATGCCCGTGTTGGCATTTACGAATGGGAAAAACGCATCCTCCAAAAAATCCGCGTCGATCTGGAAATGGCATGGGATAATCGTCCACCTGCCAGCAGTGATGACATCAAAGACACCCTGAATTACAAAACTGCTGCCAAGCGTGTCAAAGCCTTGGTGGATGCTGATCATTACGAATTAGTGGAACGTTTAGCAGAAACCATTGCCAGCACCCTAATGCAGGAATTACAGATTCCTTGGATTCAGGTCACTGTCGGCAAACCCGGCGCGGTACACGGCTCCAATGAAGTCGGGGTGCGTATTGAACGGGGCAATCGTGCATGGCAACCGTCTATTTAA
- a CDS encoding YbfB/YjiJ family MFS transporter, translating to MIAMYFCAGVGFVVSATFTVAMAEKIPSLQGLGSRVWVLVGVAATPACFVWDRVSRRIGDFTALQWAFAGQIIAIVLPAISDHPLVAMSSAALYGATFIGIVSLTLTVIGRLYPANPAKAMARLTLSYGVAQIIAPAITGYIAEATGSYQGGLLMAAGFMLLGMVLLWQIRILKA from the coding sequence ATGATTGCGATGTATTTCTGCGCGGGTGTCGGGTTTGTGGTGAGTGCGACATTTACCGTGGCAATGGCGGAAAAAATTCCTAGCTTACAAGGTTTAGGTAGTCGGGTATGGGTTTTGGTCGGAGTTGCGGCGACTCCGGCGTGTTTCGTGTGGGATCGGGTATCGCGCCGCATCGGTGATTTCACTGCATTGCAATGGGCGTTTGCGGGGCAAATTATCGCGATTGTATTACCCGCAATCTCGGATCACCCGCTGGTAGCGATGAGCAGTGCAGCGTTATACGGCGCAACTTTTATTGGCATTGTGAGTTTAACCCTCACCGTGATTGGGCGTTTATACCCGGCAAATCCCGCCAAAGCGATGGCGCGTTTGACCTTAAGTTATGGTGTGGCGCAAATAATTGCTCCGGCAATCACTGGGTATATCGCGGAAGCTACCGGCAGTTACCAAGGAGGACTATTAATGGCAGCAGGCTTTATGTTGCTGGGTATGGTGCTGTTGTGGCAAATCCGGATTTTAAAAGCGTGA
- a CDS encoding FitA-like ribbon-helix-helix domain-containing protein has protein sequence MANLIVRNISDEIAQALKIHASRMGISAEAAHRQILEQVLMRPKKKSFLDLLKEMPNVGRDSDFERIQTDAAPEVFS, from the coding sequence ATGGCTAATCTCATTGTAAGAAACATCAGCGATGAAATCGCTCAAGCATTAAAGATACACGCCAGTCGTATGGGGATCAGCGCAGAAGCTGCCCACCGTCAAATTCTGGAACAGGTATTGATGCGCCCCAAAAAGAAAAGCTTCCTTGATTTGTTGAAAGAGATGCCGAATGTTGGTCGAGACAGCGACTTTGAGCGAATTCAGACTGATGCAGCACCAGAAGTGTTTAGCTGA
- the gspE gene encoding type II secretion system ATPase GspE, which translates to MQVAPSHAPSVLFGERLVRQGKLKSADLERALRAQAEIRQPLGSVLVRLGMLTEQEVAFVLSRHLGMRLAVTRDYPSIALDNPGISINYMRNAEVVPVQAEEDRIVVAMSNPQDAFCRQALFMACGKQIEPLLGLPSEIRANIERLYGADADKAKGNDDEFEITGGHENLDDIEHLKDMASEAPVIRTVNQIMTNAMTQRASDIHIEPFETHLKVRYRIDGVIHEVESPPAQLTAAIISRIKLMARLNIAERRLPQDGRIQMRAHGKEIDMRVSTVPTMHGESVVMRLLDKNSVKLDLKTLGFSDDNFQRLQKELDAPHGVVLVTGPTGSGKTTTLYAALTQLNTPENKILTVEDPVEYELEGINQIQANPKIGLNFADALRSIVRQDPDIIMIGEMRDVETARIAIQSALTGHLVLSTLHTNDAASGVTRLLDMGLEDYLLTSTVNGILAQRLVRRLCPQCRESHSVLPEIEHELGLRKYQPDGELRLWHAKGCNACGNTGYKGRSAIHEFLVMDDPLRRLILKHEDAGVLQEQARKAGMRTMYEDGLMKALKGVTTLEEVLRVAEDTPNASV; encoded by the coding sequence ATGCAGGTTGCACCTTCTCATGCTCCCTCTGTCCTGTTTGGCGAACGTTTGGTCAGACAAGGCAAGCTAAAATCCGCAGACCTTGAACGTGCGTTGCGTGCGCAGGCCGAAATACGTCAGCCGTTGGGCAGTGTTTTGGTGCGTTTAGGAATGCTAACCGAACAAGAAGTCGCTTTTGTGCTGTCGCGCCACTTAGGTATGCGGTTGGCGGTGACTCGTGATTACCCCTCGATTGCTTTAGATAATCCCGGTATTTCAATTAATTACATGCGTAATGCGGAAGTCGTCCCCGTGCAAGCGGAAGAGGATCGCATTGTGGTGGCAATGTCGAACCCGCAGGATGCGTTTTGCCGTCAAGCTTTATTCATGGCGTGTGGTAAGCAAATTGAGCCTTTATTGGGTTTGCCGAGTGAGATTCGTGCCAATATTGAACGCTTGTACGGCGCGGATGCTGATAAAGCCAAAGGTAACGACGACGAGTTTGAAATTACCGGCGGTCACGAAAACCTTGATGACATCGAACACCTGAAAGACATGGCGAGTGAAGCTCCGGTTATCCGCACGGTTAACCAGATTATGACCAATGCTATGACCCAACGCGCTTCCGACATTCACATTGAGCCGTTTGAAACCCACTTGAAAGTACGTTACCGCATTGATGGAGTGATCCATGAGGTGGAATCTCCCCCTGCGCAATTAACTGCTGCTATTATTTCGCGGATTAAATTAATGGCACGGTTGAACATTGCCGAGCGACGTTTACCGCAAGATGGGCGCATTCAGATGCGGGCGCACGGTAAAGAAATCGACATGCGGGTGTCGACCGTGCCGACGATGCACGGGGAGAGTGTGGTGATGCGTTTGCTCGATAAAAACAGCGTCAAGCTGGATCTGAAGACCTTGGGATTTTCTGACGATAACTTCCAACGTCTGCAAAAAGAATTGGATGCGCCGCACGGAGTGGTGTTAGTGACCGGGCCAACAGGTTCGGGGAAGACCACCACGTTGTATGCGGCCTTGACCCAATTGAATACCCCGGAAAACAAAATTCTGACGGTGGAAGACCCGGTGGAATACGAGTTGGAGGGGATTAACCAAATTCAGGCGAATCCGAAAATCGGTTTGAATTTCGCCGATGCTTTGCGTTCGATTGTGCGCCAAGACCCGGACATTATTATGATCGGGGAAATGCGTGACGTGGAAACCGCACGTATCGCGATTCAATCCGCATTAACCGGGCACTTGGTGTTGTCAACCTTGCACACCAATGATGCTGCCAGCGGGGTTACGCGCTTACTCGATATGGGTTTGGAAGATTACTTATTGACCTCTACGGTGAATGGAATCTTGGCGCAGCGGTTAGTGAGACGGTTATGCCCGCAATGCCGCGAATCACACAGCGTGTTACCGGAAATTGAGCATGAGTTGGGTTTGCGCAAATACCAACCGGACGGGGAGTTGCGCTTGTGGCACGCCAAAGGTTGCAATGCGTGTGGCAATACCGGCTACAAAGGTCGGAGTGCGATTCACGAGTTCTTGGTGATGGATGACCCGTTACGCCGCTTGATTTTGAAACACGAAGATGCCGGAGTGTTGCAAGAACAAGCACGTAAAGCTGGAATGCGCACCATGTACGAAGACGGTTTAATGAAAGCCCTCAAAGGTGTGACCACCTTGGAAGAAGTGTTACGCGTGGCGGAGGATACCCCGAATGCCAGCGTATAG
- a CDS encoding glycine zipper 2TM domain-containing protein, with protein MKRTMMRVAAIATLSTAALTGCVGAPMDNATTGAIAGSVLGGVVGHQFGGGSGRDVATIAGALLGGYLGSQMGSQYDRQRLGQAVSSGAPVSWQNPDTGYRYNATPGQTYRTNTNQICRPVNVTGYIDGRQENIQMRACRQPNGQWVTVN; from the coding sequence ATGAAACGTACCATGATGCGTGTTGCCGCTATTGCAACTTTAAGTACCGCCGCATTGACTGGCTGTGTTGGTGCGCCTATGGATAATGCAACCACCGGTGCCATTGCAGGCTCTGTTTTAGGTGGCGTTGTCGGTCACCAATTCGGTGGCGGTAGTGGGCGCGACGTGGCTACTATTGCGGGGGCATTGTTAGGCGGTTATCTGGGTTCACAAATGGGTAGCCAGTATGACCGTCAACGCTTGGGTCAAGCTGTATCCAGCGGTGCTCCAGTGAGCTGGCAGAATCCAGACACTGGTTACCGTTACAATGCGACCCCTGGTCAAACTTACCGCACAAACACTAATCAGATCTGCCGCCCGGTTAACGTAACCGGTTACATTGATGGTCGTCAGGAAAACATTCAAATGCGCGCCTGCCGCCAGCCTAACGGTCAATGGGTAACAGTTAACTAA
- a CDS encoding SRPBCC family protein — MLGMLLGALVLLLLLALLIGILLPAREQVTRVELFKAPVAEVWEALSNLPGQAQWRSGLKSVQTLDDDEGLRWVEQPQQGAASILRKTKEIPLQELILEARQSGVLTTRQARLSNVPGGTRVTFTQTLQIAMPLRRLGNRMQGGVDNRLDNFIRQLRTKFST, encoded by the coding sequence ATGCTAGGAATGCTACTGGGTGCGTTGGTATTACTATTGTTGTTGGCGTTATTGATCGGGATACTATTACCTGCTCGTGAACAAGTAACCCGTGTGGAATTATTTAAAGCTCCTGTTGCTGAAGTATGGGAGGCATTAAGCAATTTGCCCGGTCAAGCGCAATGGCGCAGCGGCCTGAAAAGTGTGCAAACATTGGATGATGATGAAGGGCTACGCTGGGTTGAACAACCGCAACAAGGGGCAGCAAGCATCTTGCGCAAAACCAAGGAAATCCCGTTGCAGGAATTGATTTTGGAAGCGCGGCAATCTGGTGTGCTTACAACGCGTCAGGCGCGGTTGAGCAATGTGCCCGGCGGTACACGTGTTACGTTTACACAAACCTTACAAATTGCCATGCCGTTGCGACGTTTAGGCAATCGTATGCAAGGCGGGGTGGATAACCGTTTGGATAATTTTATTCGTCAATTGCGCACGAAATTTTCCACTTGA
- a CDS encoding glycine zipper 2TM domain-containing protein, giving the protein MKTVILSLSTIALASTLLVGCGAAPMSNAQTGAIAGSVLGGVVGHQFGGGENGQNAATALGAVAGGVIGAQVGAAQDRAYPQPQSYYR; this is encoded by the coding sequence ATGAAAACTGTAATCCTCTCCCTAAGCACTATCGCCTTGGCATCTACCCTATTAGTTGGCTGCGGTGCTGCCCCTATGAGTAATGCACAAACCGGCGCGATTGCTGGTTCTGTATTGGGTGGTGTCGTTGGTCATCAATTCGGCGGCGGTGAAAATGGACAAAACGCAGCAACGGCTCTCGGTGCTGTTGCTGGTGGCGTGATCGGTGCTCAAGTGGGTGCTGCTCAAGACCGCGCTTATCCGCAGCCACAATCTTACTACCGCTAA
- a CDS encoding YbfB/YjiJ family MFS transporter produces MQPDSNRGFSAVCVYPLLPVMRVETWLTEVAGGWLATFNYMGYMSGALLAASISSLHLKYQLYRAGLVVAVLSVIGMGLTDNMWLWSILRYLAGLTSAAGLLIGSGLMLNWLMRNGHRPELGIHFGGLGGGILVSGLVSVAMLAAGLDWAQQWWTLGLLGALLFIPAWFWLPEPAASHAQAVVTQTRRHAVGCC; encoded by the coding sequence TTGCAGCCTGATTCTAACCGTGGGTTTAGCGCGGTTTGCGTATACCCGTTGTTGCCGGTGATGCGGGTGGAAACTTGGCTAACCGAAGTCGCTGGTGGTTGGTTGGCTACCTTTAATTATATGGGTTACATGAGCGGTGCTTTGTTAGCCGCGTCCATTAGCAGTTTGCACTTGAAATACCAGCTTTATCGCGCCGGTTTGGTGGTGGCGGTGCTGAGTGTGATTGGTATGGGGTTAACCGACAATATGTGGCTGTGGTCAATCCTGCGCTACTTGGCGGGGTTAACCAGTGCGGCGGGGTTATTGATTGGTTCGGGATTAATGCTGAATTGGTTAATGCGTAACGGGCATCGCCCTGAGCTGGGTATTCACTTCGGCGGTTTAGGTGGCGGCATTCTGGTATCAGGCTTGGTATCGGTGGCAATGTTGGCGGCGGGGCTGGATTGGGCGCAACAATGGTGGACGCTGGGTTTGTTAGGTGCATTGCTATTTATTCCCGCTTGGTTCTGGCTGCCTGAACCCGCTGCGAGTCATGCGCAAGCGGTGGTCACGCAAACCCGCCGTCACGCCGTTGGTTGCTGTTAA